The DNA window TGGTGATTTTAAATTGACACTTATAACACCTGAAAATGAAACTATATTTTTAAATGTTTCATCTGAGTACAAGAGTGAAATTTTAGAATATGTTATTGGACAAGATTTATTTTTCAAAGGATATTTGAAGATAGAGCAACCGTTAGTACAGTTAGGGGATAGAAGTTTTGTTGGAAAGCCTGAGCCTAATAATTTGTATGTAGTAAAGGATAAGGGCGATTCTATGAGTTTACAAGAATTGTCTATGGCTAGAAGAGCGCTTGTATTATTAGAAAATAGAAAAGGTGTATTTAGTGGAGTTATAATAAATCACTATGGATATGTTATTACGGCTTATGAGAATATAAGCAGGTATGAAGATAGAACGACTGGAAAACTTTATATTTATGATGGTCAGAATGAAACTATGACAGAAAGTTATCCACTAAGTTTAGTTACGTATGATAAGGATTTAAATCTAGCTCTTATGAAATTACCTCCAAGTCAGGGGTATCCATTTGTTGCCATGGGAGAATCTTTTGGTGTTGGAGATAGAGTTGCTAGTATAAGAAATAGAGAAAGACTAAGGGATGTAGTTTTTGATGTTGATGATGGAAGAATTGGCGACAAAGTGACTATAAATGGAGCAAAGTATTTTTATACTGAAGAAGAAATATATGGTTCTGGCAGTGGTAGTTTGATAATTGATTTTTCAGGTCATTTTATAGGAATGAATATGTTTAGATGGGTGGATGAATACAGAGAAAAAGAAATGAATTTTGCCATAGATACTATTGAGATAAGAGCGTTTATAGATAAATATGCTATAAAAAACCAGCTTTCAGTCAAAGAATATACAAAAGATTTATTTTCAAAAACCTATGATGTAGCTGAGCAAAAAGCAGAACAATTGAAGAAGAAAACAGGTTCAGAGGATAATTCT is part of the Tissierellales bacterium genome and encodes:
- a CDS encoding serine protease, whose protein sequence is MKKMKWILLILAILGILGFWTTVIFSTIKGLSDPELKAESILDVTGEDPSESKVYESFVSDYEENFNSLKKENLKDTYVKVTAEGSIKDVVQNAESGDFKLTLITPENETIFLNVSSEYKSEILEYVIGQDLFFKGYLKIEQPLVQLGDRSFVGKPEPNNLYVVKDKGDSMSLQELSMARRALVLLENRKGVFSGVIINHYGYVITAYENISRYEDRTTGKLYIYDGQNETMTESYPLSLVTYDKDLNLALMKLPPSQGYPFVAMGESFGVGDRVASIRNRERLRDVVFDVDDGRIGDKVTINGAKYFYTEEEIYGSGSGSLIIDFSGHFIGMNMFRWVDEYREKEMNFAIDTIEIRAFIDKYAIKNQLSVKEYTKDLFSKTYDVAEQKAEQLKKKTGSEDNSTKPKKPPINSTLNNPYEVEKAEEDYQSVYGELYSNEEKEE